One stretch of Riemerella columbina DNA includes these proteins:
- a CDS encoding IS1380-like element IS613 family transposase, with translation MAKIQIKSEKLTPFGGIFSIMEQFDSTLSSVIDSTLGLRCSSFGYQYSEIVRSLMSIYFCGGSCIEDVTTHLMNHLSLHPTLRTCSSDTILRAIKELTQGNISYTSDTGKNYDFNTADTLNTLLLNCMFASGQLKEGEMYDVDFDHQFIETEKYDAKPTYKKFLGYRPGVAVIDDLIVGIENSDGNTNVRFHQKDTLKRFFERFEQNGLTINRFRADCGSCSEEIVEEIEKHSKSFYIRANRCSSLYNDIFALRGWKTEEINGIEFELNSILVEKWKGKAYRLVIQRQKRMDGVLDLWEGEYTYRCILTNDYESSTREIVEFYNLRGGKERIFDDMNNGFGWDRLPKSFMAENTVFLLLTALIRNFYKAIIHRLDVKRFGLNATSRIKAFVFRFVSVPAKWIRTSRRYVLNIYTCNNAYADIFQTDFG, from the coding sequence ATGGCAAAAATACAAATAAAATCCGAGAAGCTCACTCCTTTTGGAGGAATATTTTCAATCATGGAGCAATTTGACTCCACATTGTCATCTGTAATCGACTCGACACTCGGTCTAAGGTGTAGCTCGTTCGGTTATCAGTACAGTGAAATCGTCCGTTCCCTCATGAGTATCTACTTCTGTGGTGGCTCATGCATTGAGGATGTCACTACTCATTTGATGAACCATCTCTCGCTCCATCCGACACTTCGTACTTGTAGTTCTGATACTATCCTCAGAGCGATAAAGGAACTGACGCAAGGAAACATCTCATACACATCAGATACGGGTAAGAACTACGATTTCAACACGGCTGACACACTCAATACCTTACTGCTCAATTGTATGTTTGCATCCGGCCAACTGAAAGAGGGCGAGATGTATGATGTTGATTTCGACCATCAGTTCATAGAGACTGAGAAGTATGATGCAAAGCCTACATACAAGAAGTTCCTTGGTTATCGCCCTGGCGTGGCGGTTATTGACGACTTGATTGTTGGCATTGAGAATAGCGATGGTAACACCAACGTTCGTTTTCATCAGAAGGACACGCTGAAGAGATTCTTTGAGAGATTTGAGCAGAACGGACTTACAATCAATCGTTTCAGAGCTGATTGTGGATCATGTTCCGAGGAAATCGTGGAGGAAATAGAGAAACACAGCAAATCCTTCTATATCCGCGCAAACCGCTGCAGTTCGCTCTACAATGACATCTTTGCTCTTAGAGGCTGGAAGACTGAGGAAATCAATGGCATTGAGTTCGAATTGAACTCTATTCTTGTTGAGAAGTGGAAGGGTAAAGCATACCGACTTGTGATTCAAAGACAGAAACGGATGGACGGTGTGCTGGATCTTTGGGAAGGAGAATACACATACCGTTGTATCCTGACTAACGACTATGAATCTTCCACAAGAGAAATTGTCGAGTTCTATAACCTTCGTGGAGGAAAGGAACGTATCTTCGATGATATGAACAATGGTTTCGGGTGGGACAGATTGCCCAAATCCTTCATGGCAGAGAACACTGTGTTCCTTCTTCTTACGGCACTTATCCGTAATTTCTACAAGGCCATTATCCACAGACTTGACGTAAAGAGGTTCGGACTCAATGCAACAAGTCGCATAAAAGCGTTTGTCTTCAGGTTTGTCTCTGTACCAGCCAAGTGGATCAGAACATCAAGGCGGTATGTGCTGAATATCTATACCTGTAATAATGCTTACGCAGATATTTTTCAGACTGATTTTGGATAA
- the erm(F) gene encoding 23S rRNA (adenine(2058)-N(6))-methyltransferase Erm(F) produces the protein MTKKKLPVRFTGQHFTIDKVLIQNAIKIANISSQDTVLDIGAGKGFLTVHLLKIAHNVVAIENDTALVEHLRKLFSDARNVQVVGCDFRNFEVPKFPFKVVSNIPYGITSDIFKILMFEGLENFLGGSIVLQLEPAQKLFSRKLYNPYTVFYHTFFDLKLVYEVGPESFLPPPTVKSALLDIKRKQLIFDFKFKAKYLAFISCLLQKPELSVKTALKSIFRKSQVRSISEKFGLNLNAQIVCLSPSQWKNCFLEMLEVVPEKFHPS, from the coding sequence ATGACAAAAAAGAAATTGCCCGTTCGTTTTACGGGTCAGCACTTTACTATTGATAAAGTGCTAATACAAAATGCAATAAAAATAGCAAATATAAGCAGTCAAGATACAGTTTTAGATATTGGAGCAGGCAAAGGGTTTCTAACTGTTCATTTATTAAAAATCGCACATAATGTCGTAGCTATTGAAAACGACACAGCTTTGGTTGAACATTTACGAAAATTATTTTCTGATGCCCGAAATGTTCAAGTTGTCGGTTGTGATTTTAGGAATTTTGAAGTTCCGAAATTTCCTTTCAAAGTGGTGTCAAATATTCCTTATGGCATTACTTCCGATATTTTCAAAATCCTGATGTTTGAGGGTCTTGAAAATTTTCTGGGAGGTTCCATTGTCCTTCAGTTAGAACCTGCACAAAAGTTATTTTCGAGGAAGCTTTACAATCCATATACCGTTTTCTATCATACTTTTTTTGATTTGAAACTTGTCTATGAGGTAGGTCCTGAAAGTTTCTTGCCACCGCCAACTGTCAAGTCAGCCCTGTTAGACATTAAAAGAAAACAGTTAATTTTTGATTTTAAGTTTAAAGCCAAATACTTAGCATTTATTTCCTGTCTGTTACAGAAGCCTGAGTTATCTGTAAAAACAGCTTTAAAGTCGATTTTCAGGAAAAGTCAGGTCAGGTCAATTTCAGAAAAATTCGGTTTAAACCTTAATGCTCAAATTGTCTGTTTGTCTCCAAGTCAATGGAAAAACTGTTTTTTGGAAATGTTGGAAGTTGTCCCTGAAAAATTTCATCCTTCGTAG
- the tet(Q) gene encoding tetracycline resistance ribosomal protection protein Tet(Q) codes for MNIINLGILAHIDAGKTSVTENLLFASGATEKCGRVDNGDTITDSMDIEKRRGITVRASTTSIIWNGVKCNIIDTPGHMDFIAEVERTFKMLDGAVLILSAKEGIQAQTKLLFSTLQKLQIPTIIFINKIDRAGVNLERLYMDIKTNLSQDVLFMQTVVDGSVYPVCSQTYIKEEYKEFVCNHDDDILERYLADSEISPADYWNTIIALVAKAKVYPVLHGSAMFNIGINELLDAISSFILPPASVSNRLSAYLYKIEHDPKGHKRSFLKIIDGSLRLRDVVRINDSEKFIKIKNLKTIYQGREINVDEVGANDIAIVEDIEDFRIGDYLGAEPCLIQGLSHQHPALKSSVRPDKPEERSKVISALNTLWIEDPSLSFSINSYSDELEISLYGLTQKEIIQTLLEERFSVKVHFDEIKTIYKERPIKKVNKIIQIEVPPNPYWATIGLTLEPLPLGTGLQIESDISYGYLNHSFQNAVFEGIRMSCQSGLHGWEVTDLKVTFTQAEYYSPVSTPADFRQLTPYVFRLALQQSGVDILEPMLYFELQIPQAASSKAITDLQKMMSEIEDISCNNEWCHIKGKVPLNTSKDYASEVSSYTKGLGIFMVKPCGYQITKDGYSDNIRMNEKDKLLFMFQKSMSLK; via the coding sequence ATGAATATTATAAATTTAGGAATTCTTGCTCACATTGATGCAGGAAAAACTTCCGTAACCGAGAATCTGCTGTTTGCCAGTGGAGCAACGGAAAAGTGCGGCCGTGTGGATAATGGTGACACCATAACGGACTCTATGGATATAGAGAAACGTAGAGGAATTACTGTTCGGGCTTCTACGACATCTATTATCTGGAATGGAGTGAAATGCAATATCATTGACACTCCGGGACACATGGATTTTATTGCGGAAGTGGAGCGGACATTCAAAATGCTTGATGGAGCAGTCCTCATCTTATCCGCAAAGGAAGGCATACAAGCGCAGACAAAGTTGCTGTTCAGTACTTTACAAAAGCTGCAAATCCCGACAATTATATTTATCAATAAGATTGACCGTGCCGGTGTGAATTTGGAGCGTTTGTATATGGATATAAAAACAAATCTGTCGCAAGATGTCCTGTTTATGCAAACTGTTGTCGATGGATCGGTTTATCCGGTTTGCTCCCAAACATATATAAAGGAAGAATACAAAGAATTTGTATGCAACCATGACGACGATATATTAGAACGATATTTGGCGGATAGCGAAATTTCACCGGCTGATTATTGGAATACGATAATCGCTCTTGTGGCAAAAGCCAAAGTCTATCCGGTGCTACATGGATCAGCAATGTTCAATATCGGTATCAATGAGTTGTTGGACGCCATTTCTTCTTTTATACTTCCTCCGGCATCAGTCTCAAACAGACTTTCAGCTTATCTCTATAAGATAGAGCATGACCCCAAAGGGCATAAAAGAAGTTTTCTTAAAATAATTGACGGAAGTCTGAGACTTCGAGACGTTGTAAGAATCAACGATTCGGAAAAATTCATCAAGATTAAAAATCTAAAGACTATTTATCAGGGCAGAGAGATAAATGTTGATGAAGTGGGTGCCAATGATATCGCGATTGTAGAAGATATAGAAGATTTTCGAATCGGAGATTATTTAGGTGCTGAACCTTGTTTGATTCAAGGATTATCGCATCAGCATCCCGCTCTCAAATCCTCCGTCCGGCCAGACAAGCCCGAAGAGAGAAGCAAGGTGATATCCGCTCTGAATACATTGTGGATTGAAGACCCGTCTTTGTCCTTTTCCATAAACTCATATAGTGATGAATTGGAAATCTCGTTATATGGTTTGACCCAAAAGGAAATCATACAGACATTGCTGGAAGAACGATTTTCCGTAAAGGTCCATTTTGATGAGATCAAGACTATCTACAAAGAACGACCTATAAAAAAGGTCAATAAGATTATTCAGATCGAAGTACCACCCAACCCTTACTGGGCCACAATAGGGCTGACTCTTGAACCCTTACCGTTAGGGACAGGGTTGCAAATCGAAAGTGACATCTCCTATGGTTATCTGAACCATTCTTTTCAAAATGCCGTTTTTGAAGGGATTCGTATGTCTTGCCAATCTGGTTTACATGGATGGGAAGTGACTGATCTGAAAGTAACTTTTACTCAAGCCGAGTATTATAGCCCGGTAAGTACACCTGCTGATTTCAGACAGCTGACCCCTTATGTCTTCAGGCTGGCCTTGCAACAGTCAGGTGTGGACATTCTCGAACCGATGCTCTATTTTGAGTTGCAGATACCCCAAGCGGCAAGTTCCAAAGCTATTACAGATTTGCAAAAAATGATGTCTGAGATTGAAGACATCAGTTGCAATAATGAGTGGTGTCATATTAAAGGGAAAGTTCCATTAAATACAAGTAAAGACTATGCATCAGAAGTAAGTTCGTACACTAAGGGCTTAGGCATTTTTATGGTTAAGCCATGTGGGTATCAAATAACAAAAGACGGTTATTCTGATAATATCCGCATGAACGAAAAAGATAAACTTTTATTCATGTTCCAAAAATCAATGTCATTAAAATAA
- a CDS encoding helix-turn-helix domain-containing protein produces the protein MNIDRMEFIMWMERLMDRLDLLAERFEKAEKKRSTIDGEELLDNQDLMLTFKISARSLQRYRSEGKLPYYTISGKIYYKLSDVHQFIREHFSIPVKAKKGQSKPK, from the coding sequence ATGAATATCGACCGAATGGAATTTATCATGTGGATGGAACGACTGATGGATCGTCTCGACCTACTTGCAGAACGCTTTGAAAAAGCTGAAAAGAAACGAAGTACCATCGACGGAGAGGAATTACTCGACAATCAAGATTTAATGCTTACCTTCAAAATATCAGCTCGTTCTCTGCAGCGTTATCGCTCTGAGGGTAAACTACCTTATTACACGATTTCTGGGAAAATTTACTACAAATTATCAGATGTACATCAATTTATTAGAGAACATTTTAGTATCCCTGTCAAAGCCAAAAAAGGTCAATCAAAGCCAAAATAA
- a CDS encoding toprim domain-containing protein → MFKKEDILSKTNNGLEVFRHYVSGNWKVGQNFKNPFYDDKNPSCNIYKDKKTGIYRIKDFGDPRFKGDCFSLVGYLYGLDCTQAHDFVEILKMINQDLNLGLDISYSSASKRPQRKIKVEANPMATNELPSYRPYMIVDKNFSKIELDYWETFGITIKVLETFGVKSLQSFESINKKGQAYRIESNDDEPIFSYQNAELIKIYRPLSKHRFLYAGIATDYCFGLEQLPLEGDDILFITGGEKDVMSLYAKGFSAICFNSENSHIPISLIQSLKGRFRHIVLLYDVDQAGKKAVQSHLEKLEDLVEVLELPLSGTKDNKDISNYFQQGHTAKDLKTLFLKMLQKKYKQGLSLLQSCEIQWNQPPAKQRTIIALKEAAIGLQSSLLGVTGGEGTGKSHYVAAMIAGSLYQGNHAIDLLGLNVTYCDNHAVLFFDTEQSADQLYDNISILLKRAQLDTMPLNFKAYCLTQIPRKERMKIIRQCMDTLYYEYSGIHLVVIDGIADLISSANNESESIEMIEELYALAGHYQTCMVCVLHLTPGGLKLRGHLGSELQRKASAVLSVEQDRSSACSVVLPKKIRKGDPNQLPKILFRWDAKSGMHRYCGTQRKIEKKDKGAELATLVSPLFRKRAVWEYSELVQEIKALTGVQERTAKNYILKLKAKELLIADSQNPQQLSIGKLMKKILNQK, encoded by the coding sequence ATGTTCAAAAAGGAAGACATATTAAGTAAGACCAATAACGGGCTGGAAGTATTTCGTCATTATGTTTCGGGGAATTGGAAAGTGGGACAAAACTTTAAAAACCCTTTTTATGATGATAAAAATCCCTCTTGTAATATTTACAAGGATAAAAAAACAGGTATCTATCGGATTAAAGATTTTGGGGATCCTCGCTTTAAGGGTGATTGCTTTTCCTTGGTTGGCTATTTATACGGTTTGGACTGTACACAAGCTCATGACTTTGTAGAGATTCTAAAAATGATCAATCAAGATTTAAATTTAGGGTTAGATATTTCTTATTCTAGTGCATCTAAACGCCCTCAAAGAAAAATCAAAGTGGAAGCCAATCCTATGGCAACTAATGAACTACCTAGTTATCGTCCCTATATGATAGTAGATAAGAACTTCAGTAAAATAGAACTTGACTATTGGGAAACATTTGGAATAACGATTAAGGTCTTAGAAACATTTGGAGTGAAATCCTTGCAATCTTTTGAAAGCATCAATAAAAAAGGACAAGCCTATCGAATAGAATCCAATGATGATGAACCCATTTTTTCTTATCAAAATGCGGAACTTATAAAAATCTATCGTCCCCTTTCCAAACATCGTTTTCTATATGCAGGTATTGCTACGGATTACTGTTTTGGATTGGAACAATTACCATTAGAAGGTGATGATATTTTGTTTATTACAGGGGGAGAAAAAGATGTGATGAGTTTGTATGCAAAAGGCTTTTCAGCCATTTGTTTTAATAGTGAAAATAGTCATATTCCCATCTCTCTCATTCAATCTTTAAAAGGTCGCTTTCGTCATATCGTATTATTGTATGATGTGGATCAGGCAGGAAAAAAGGCGGTACAAAGCCATTTAGAAAAATTAGAGGATCTGGTAGAAGTGTTAGAACTTCCTCTATCTGGAACGAAAGACAATAAAGACATCTCAAACTATTTTCAACAAGGTCATACCGCTAAGGATTTGAAAACATTGTTTTTGAAAATGCTTCAAAAAAAATATAAGCAAGGGCTTTCATTATTACAATCCTGTGAAATTCAATGGAATCAACCACCCGCCAAGCAAAGAACCATCATCGCTTTAAAAGAAGCGGCGATTGGGTTGCAAAGTAGTCTTTTAGGGGTTACAGGAGGTGAAGGAACGGGGAAAAGTCATTATGTGGCCGCAATGATTGCAGGGAGTTTATATCAGGGCAATCACGCCATAGATTTATTAGGACTCAATGTAACCTATTGTGATAATCATGCGGTTTTATTTTTCGATACCGAACAATCCGCAGATCAATTGTACGACAACATTTCCATATTACTAAAACGAGCCCAGCTCGATACGATGCCCTTAAATTTTAAAGCCTATTGTCTTACTCAAATTCCAAGGAAAGAGCGTATGAAAATTATTCGACAATGTATGGATACCTTGTATTATGAGTATTCAGGAATTCATCTGGTGGTCATTGATGGTATTGCTGATTTAATAAGTTCCGCTAATAATGAAAGCGAAAGTATTGAAATGATAGAGGAATTATACGCACTGGCAGGACATTACCAAACCTGTATGGTATGTGTATTACATTTAACGCCAGGGGGATTAAAACTTCGGGGGCATTTAGGTTCGGAGTTGCAACGAAAAGCCTCTGCGGTGCTTTCGGTAGAGCAAGACCGGAGCAGTGCTTGCTCTGTAGTATTACCCAAGAAAATCCGTAAAGGCGACCCCAATCAATTACCCAAGATATTGTTTCGATGGGACGCTAAAAGTGGAATGCATCGTTATTGTGGCACTCAAAGGAAAATTGAAAAGAAAGACAAAGGGGCAGAGTTAGCGACCCTTGTATCGCCTCTGTTTAGAAAAAGAGCCGTATGGGAATATAGTGAACTGGTACAAGAAATTAAAGCCTTAACGGGCGTACAGGAACGGACAGCGAAAAACTATATCCTAAAACTCAAAGCCAAAGAATTATTGATTGCAGATAGTCAAAACCCACAGCAATTAAGCATTGGCAAACTCATGAAAAAAATACTTAATCAAAAATAA
- a CDS encoding helix-turn-helix domain-containing protein produces the protein MKLITIEENQWLQLRQEIQFIKAYIQKQSQSTEIIDQLWLNNHEVCQYLHLSEKTLWRMRQNNEITYAKVHGQYFYTLGSIRQLMEFHVIKSTADYLESLTQKAHSYVQKGRHIK, from the coding sequence ATGAAATTAATCACTATTGAAGAGAACCAATGGTTACAATTACGCCAAGAAATCCAATTTATTAAAGCGTATATCCAAAAACAATCTCAATCAACAGAAATCATTGACCAATTATGGCTCAATAACCACGAAGTATGTCAATACCTCCATTTAAGCGAGAAAACTCTTTGGCGTATGCGACAGAACAATGAAATCACCTATGCTAAAGTCCATGGACAATACTTCTACACTTTAGGAAGCATCCGACAACTTATGGAATTTCATGTGATAAAAAGTACAGCGGATTACTTAGAAAGTTTAACTCAAAAAGCACACTCGTATGTTCAAAAAGGAAGACATATTAAGTAA
- a CDS encoding RteC domain-containing protein, whose translation MSHYVNMFRRIEQEIEKEEKKVTFETKQITQEALKMVIYLNDKLQEFRKEVLQKGFEDDDEEIYFFRHIKPNIQGKLIFYNRVYRTEMLRPTSINDFTKKYFSDEEERCRKRYDYFLKSDDFYRYYWSGRNDKDALYFKRFAINLADGLENHVFDLDPYFSTYYDYLVARIIARELFYDYLLFRTTEKQYEDIEDFEHSLEWSASKNALVELIYALYCSGAISNGNTNLSAISFAFQRIFKVELKDINHSFHRMKFRSKSQTLFIDQLQSSLQNYINKNL comes from the coding sequence ATGTCGCATTATGTAAACATGTTCAGACGAATTGAACAAGAGATTGAAAAGGAAGAAAAAAAAGTAACGTTTGAAACCAAGCAAATTACGCAGGAAGCACTTAAGATGGTGATTTACCTAAATGACAAATTGCAAGAATTTCGTAAAGAGGTTTTACAAAAAGGCTTTGAAGATGATGATGAAGAAATCTATTTCTTTCGACATATCAAACCCAATATTCAGGGGAAATTAATCTTTTACAATCGAGTGTATCGTACAGAAATGCTACGCCCTACCTCTATCAATGACTTTACTAAAAAATACTTTAGTGATGAGGAGGAAAGATGCCGAAAGCGTTATGATTATTTTCTAAAATCGGATGATTTTTATCGCTATTATTGGTCGGGCAGAAATGATAAAGATGCTCTCTACTTTAAGCGTTTCGCTATTAATCTTGCTGATGGATTAGAAAATCATGTCTTTGATTTAGACCCCTATTTTTCTACTTATTATGACTATTTAGTCGCTAGAATTATCGCTCGTGAGTTATTTTATGATTATCTATTATTCAGAACAACTGAAAAACAATACGAAGATATAGAGGATTTTGAACATTCCTTGGAATGGAGTGCTTCTAAAAATGCCCTTGTGGAGCTAATCTATGCATTATATTGTTCTGGTGCTATTTCCAATGGAAATACCAACCTGAGCGCTATCTCTTTTGCTTTTCAAAGGATATTTAAAGTGGAACTCAAGGATATTAATCACTCCTTTCATCGTATGAAATTTCGTTCAAAATCTCAAACCTTATTTATTGATCAATTACAATCTTCTTTGCAAAACTATATCAATAAAAACTTATAG
- a CDS encoding terminase gpP N-terminus-related DNA-binding protein, which yields MKAITDQAKQRAFKYYCMGLNSKEIAKLLDCSYRTIQNFMSAENWKEKRQTLKK from the coding sequence ATGAAAGCAATAACAGACCAAGCCAAGCAAAGAGCCTTTAAATACTATTGTATGGGGCTAAACAGCAAGGAAATAGCCAAGCTATTAGACTGCTCATATAGGACGATACAAAATTTTATGAGTGCGGAAAATTGGAAAGAAAAACGCCAAACATTAAAAAAATAA
- a CDS encoding hydroxymethylglutaryl-CoA reductase, degradative — MKHQPIEGFSKLSKQQKIDWIIKEYLENDAEYSTILSQYWNENPELQKLHEEFSENTISNFYMPYGIAPNFLIDGQLLALPMAVEESSVVAAASKAAKFWLDKGGFKTTIIDTKKLGHTHFILQAEPHKIKHFFNFNLKKKLFEDTDNITQNMRNRGGGILDIELIDKTAEMPNYYQLKASFDTKDSMGANFINSCLEQFGKTLKNELNADEAFSDEEKNSLQIVMNILSNFTPDCIVRAEVSCPIEDLKDDSGISPEEFAWKFKQAVTIAEIEPYRATTHNKGVMNGIDAVVIATGNDFRATEACAHAYAARNGQYSSLTHCTIDNGIFRFWIDLPISVGVVGGLTNLHPLVKFSLALLGKPSAQELMSIMAVSGLAQNFAALRSLVTTGIQKGHMKMHLFNILNQFNATEEEKQHFVQYFKDKTVSHHEVIAELNQLRAKS, encoded by the coding sequence ATGAAACATCAGCCTATAGAAGGTTTTTCTAAACTAAGCAAGCAACAAAAAATAGATTGGATTATTAAAGAATATTTAGAAAATGATGCTGAATATAGCACTATTCTGTCTCAATATTGGAATGAAAATCCAGAATTGCAAAAATTACACGAAGAATTTTCGGAAAATACCATTTCTAACTTTTATATGCCTTATGGCATAGCTCCTAATTTTTTAATCGATGGTCAATTGTTGGCGCTTCCTATGGCGGTGGAGGAGAGCTCTGTGGTGGCAGCGGCTTCTAAGGCGGCTAAATTTTGGCTGGACAAAGGCGGATTTAAAACCACGATTATAGACACCAAAAAATTAGGGCATACCCATTTTATCCTTCAAGCCGAACCTCATAAAATCAAGCATTTTTTCAATTTTAACCTTAAGAAAAAACTCTTTGAAGATACCGATAATATCACCCAAAATATGCGCAATAGAGGCGGCGGTATTTTAGACATAGAATTGATTGATAAAACGGCAGAAATGCCCAACTATTACCAGTTGAAAGCCAGTTTTGACACCAAAGATTCTATGGGTGCTAACTTTATCAACTCGTGTTTGGAGCAATTTGGGAAGACCTTAAAAAACGAATTGAATGCCGATGAAGCCTTCTCTGATGAGGAGAAAAACTCGCTCCAAATAGTGATGAATATCTTGTCCAATTTCACGCCAGATTGTATTGTCCGCGCGGAGGTTTCTTGTCCAATTGAGGATTTAAAAGACGATAGCGGCATCTCTCCTGAAGAGTTTGCGTGGAAATTCAAACAGGCGGTTACCATTGCGGAAATAGAGCCTTACCGTGCTACCACGCACAACAAAGGCGTTATGAACGGCATAGATGCGGTGGTGATTGCCACAGGGAATGATTTCAGGGCTACGGAAGCTTGCGCTCACGCCTATGCCGCCAGAAATGGGCAGTACAGCTCGCTCACGCATTGCACTATTGATAACGGTATTTTTAGATTTTGGATAGATTTGCCAATTTCTGTGGGCGTGGTTGGGGGGCTCACCAATCTTCATCCGTTGGTTAAATTCTCTTTAGCGCTTTTAGGAAAGCCTTCTGCACAGGAGCTGATGAGCATTATGGCGGTGTCTGGCTTGGCGCAAAACTTTGCGGCGCTGCGTTCTTTGGTGACCACGGGCATCCAAAAGGGTCATATGAAAATGCATTTATTCAACATTCTCAACCAGTTTAATGCCACAGAGGAGGAGAAACAGCATTTCGTTCAATATTTTAAGGATAAAACCGTGAGCCACCACGAGGTGATTGCAGAACTAAATCAATTGAGAGCAAAATCTTAA
- a CDS encoding DUF423 domain-containing protein, protein MKTFTLVMGGLYGLLSVVLGAFGAHAFKSILSVEKLASFETGVRYQMYAALFLILVGYILRYETSLEKWVSLLMIIGTFLFSVSIYFLAFQEVWGINLKFLGPITPLGGLLMIISWALLILVFVKEKQGF, encoded by the coding sequence ATGAAAACATTCACTTTGGTTATGGGTGGGCTTTATGGCTTACTTTCCGTAGTATTAGGCGCTTTTGGTGCCCACGCTTTTAAATCCATTTTATCAGTGGAAAAATTAGCGAGTTTTGAAACTGGCGTGCGCTATCAGATGTATGCCGCTTTATTTTTAATCCTCGTGGGGTATATATTAAGGTACGAAACCTCGTTAGAAAAATGGGTCTCTTTGTTGATGATCATCGGCACTTTCTTATTTTCTGTGAGCATTTATTTTTTAGCATTTCAAGAAGTTTGGGGTATTAATTTGAAATTTTTAGGTCCCATTACGCCTTTGGGAGGCTTGTTGATGATTATAAGTTGGGCTTTATTGATTTTAGTTTTTGTTAAAGAAAAGCAAGGTTTCTAA